From one Bos indicus x Bos taurus breed Angus x Brahman F1 hybrid chromosome 7, Bos_hybrid_MaternalHap_v2.0, whole genome shotgun sequence genomic stretch:
- the LOC113896602 gene encoding olfactory receptor 2L8, whose translation METYNRTSDDFILIGLFSPSRIGLFLFMFIVLIFLMALFGNLSMILLIFLDTHLHTPMYFLLSQLSFIDLNYISTIVPKVASNFLFGNKSISFIGCGIQSFFFLTLAVAEALLLTSMAYDRYVAICFPLHYPIRISKRVCVLMITGSWIMGAINSCAHTTYALHIPYCRSRAINHFFCDVPAMLTLACIDTWVYEYTVFVSTTLFLVLPFIVIACSYGRVLFAVYHMNSAEGKKKAYSTCSTHLTVVTFYYAPFVYTYLHPRSFRSPTEDKALAVFYTILTPMLNPLIYSLRNKEVMEALRRVTQRLCSVKM comes from the coding sequence ATGGAAACCTATAACCGAACATCAGATGATTTCATCTTAATTGGATTGTTCTCCCCTTCAAGAATTGGGCTGTTTCTTTTTATGTtcattgttcttattttcttaatgGCATTATTTGGCAACCTGTCGATGATCCTTCTCATCTTTCTGGACACACATCTCCATACACCAATGTACTTTCTTCTTAGTCAGCTCTCCTTCATTGACCTAAACTACATCTCCACCATTGTCCCCAAAGTGGCCTCCAATTTTCTGTTTGGAAACAAGTCTATCTCCTTCATTGGATGTGGGATTCAGAGCTTCTTTTTTTTGACTTTAGCAGTTGCAGAAGCATTGCTTTTGACATCTATGGCTTATGATCGCTATGTGGCCATTTGCTTTCCTCTTCACTATCCCATCAGAATCAgcaaaagagtgtgtgtgttgaTGATAACAGGATCTTGGATAATGGGTGCTATCAACTCCTGTGCCCACACCACATATGCCCTCCATATCCCTTATTGCAGATCCAGGGCCATCaatcatttcttctgtgatgtcCCAGCCATGTTGACTCTGGCCTGCATTGACACCTGGGTCTATGAGTACACAGTGTTTGTGAGTACCACCCTATTTCTTGTGTTGCCTTTTATTGTTATTGCTTGTTCCTATGGCCGTGTTCTCTTTGCTGTCTATCACATGAACTcagcagaagggaagaaaaaggcCTATTCAACGTGCAGCACCCACCTCACTGTGGTGACTTTCTACTATGCACCCTTTGTTTATACTTATCTACATCCAAGATCCTTTCGATCTCCAACAGAGGACAAGGCTCTGGCTGTCTTCTATACCATCTTGACCCCAATGCTGAACCCTCTTATCTACAGCTTGAGAAACAAGGAAGTAATGGAGGCATTGAGAAGAGTAACTCAGAGACTCTGCTCTGTGAAAATGTAG